In Tiliqua scincoides isolate rTilSci1 chromosome 1, rTilSci1.hap2, whole genome shotgun sequence, the following are encoded in one genomic region:
- the LOC136654373 gene encoding prostaglandin reductase 2-like isoform X2, which produces MIIKRVVLDSRPGVTGVPVAENFRMEDATIPDKIADGQVKVRTLCLSVDPYMRCRMNEDSGSDYLVAWKVSEVADGGGIGVVEESKNAQFAAGDIVTGFSWPWQTKAILDGRELEKLDPQLVSGHLSYFLGAAGLTGLTSLLGIREKGHVSPGANQTMVVSGAAGACGSVAGQIGLLEGCSRVVGICGTDEKCSILVSEMGFDAAINYKKENVTQRLRELCPAGVDVYFDNVGGDISEAVISQMNPNSHIILCGQISQYNKNVPYPPPLSPAIEEIRKAQNITRERFLVLNYKDKYPASIVQLCQWIKEGKLKVRETVVQGLENIGAFQSMMTGGNIGKQIVVVSE; this is translated from the exons ATGATCATAAAGAGAGTGGTGCTGGATTCACGCCCTG GCGTGACTGGAGTGCCAGTTGCAGAAAATTTCCGAATGGAGGACGCCACAATACCGGATAAAATTGCAGATGGTCAAGTCAAAGTTCGTACCCTTTGTCTTTCTGTGGACCCTTATATG CGTTGTCGTATGAATGAAGACTCTGGTTCCGATTACCTCGTTGCCTGGAAGGTGTCTGAAGTCGCAGATGGCGGAGGAATTGGTGTGgtggaggaaagtaaaaatgCACAGTTTGCTGCAGGAGACATTGTAACTGGCTTCAGCTGGCCCTGGCAGACCAAAGCCATTCTTGACGGGAGGGAACTTGAGAAG CTTGATCCCCAGCTTGTAAGTGGACATCTTTCTTACTTTTTGGGTGCAGCTGGCCTGACTGGACTGACATCTTTGCTAGGAATAAGAGAGAAAGGACATGTGTCCCCAGGTGCTAATCAAACCATGGTTGTCAGTGGAGCTGCTGGTGCCTGTGGCTCAGTGGCTGGACAG ATAGGCCTCCTAGAGGGCTGTTCCAGAGTGGTTGGTATCTGTGGCACCGATGAAAAATGTTCCATTTTGGTCTCAGAAATGGGCTTTGATGCCGCCATCAACTATAAGAAGGAGAATGTGACGCAACGCTTGCGTGAGCTCTGTCCAGCTGGAGTGGATGTGTATTTTGACAATGTAGGTGGAGACATCAGTGAGGCTGTGATCAGTCAG ATGAACCCCAATAGCCATATCATTTTATGTGGCCAGATCTCCCAGTACAACAAGAATGTGCCTTATCCTCCCCCTCTGTCTCCTGCAATTGAAGAAATCAGGAAAGCACAGAATATCACAAG GGAAAGGTTTCTAGTTTTGAACTACAAGGACAAATATCCAGCTAGTATTGTGCAGCTCTGTCAGTGGATTAAAGAGGGAAAACTGAAG GTTAGAGAGACTGTAGTACAAGGCTTGGAAAACATTGGAG CCTTCCAATCTATGATGACCGGAGGCAACATTGGAAAACAGATAGTGGTTGTTTCGGAATAA
- the LOC136654373 gene encoding prostaglandin reductase 2-like isoform X1 yields MIIKRVVLDSRPGVTGVPVAENFRMEDATIPDKIADGQVKVRTLCLSVDPYMRCRMNEDSGSDYLVAWKVSEVADGGGIGVVEESKNAQFAAGDIVTGFSWPWQTKAILDGRELEKLDPQLVSGHLSYFLGAAGLTGLTSLLGIREKGHVSPGANQTMVVSGAAGACGSVAGQIGLLEGCSRVVGICGTDEKCSILVSEMGFDAAINYKKENVTQRLRELCPAGVDVYFDNVGGDISEAVISQMNPNSHIILCGQISQYNKNVPYPPPLSPAIEEIRKAQNITRERFLVLNYKDKYPASIVQLCQWIKEGKLKVRETVVQGLENIGAAFQSMMTGGNIGKQIVVVSE; encoded by the exons ATGATCATAAAGAGAGTGGTGCTGGATTCACGCCCTG GCGTGACTGGAGTGCCAGTTGCAGAAAATTTCCGAATGGAGGACGCCACAATACCGGATAAAATTGCAGATGGTCAAGTCAAAGTTCGTACCCTTTGTCTTTCTGTGGACCCTTATATG CGTTGTCGTATGAATGAAGACTCTGGTTCCGATTACCTCGTTGCCTGGAAGGTGTCTGAAGTCGCAGATGGCGGAGGAATTGGTGTGgtggaggaaagtaaaaatgCACAGTTTGCTGCAGGAGACATTGTAACTGGCTTCAGCTGGCCCTGGCAGACCAAAGCCATTCTTGACGGGAGGGAACTTGAGAAG CTTGATCCCCAGCTTGTAAGTGGACATCTTTCTTACTTTTTGGGTGCAGCTGGCCTGACTGGACTGACATCTTTGCTAGGAATAAGAGAGAAAGGACATGTGTCCCCAGGTGCTAATCAAACCATGGTTGTCAGTGGAGCTGCTGGTGCCTGTGGCTCAGTGGCTGGACAG ATAGGCCTCCTAGAGGGCTGTTCCAGAGTGGTTGGTATCTGTGGCACCGATGAAAAATGTTCCATTTTGGTCTCAGAAATGGGCTTTGATGCCGCCATCAACTATAAGAAGGAGAATGTGACGCAACGCTTGCGTGAGCTCTGTCCAGCTGGAGTGGATGTGTATTTTGACAATGTAGGTGGAGACATCAGTGAGGCTGTGATCAGTCAG ATGAACCCCAATAGCCATATCATTTTATGTGGCCAGATCTCCCAGTACAACAAGAATGTGCCTTATCCTCCCCCTCTGTCTCCTGCAATTGAAGAAATCAGGAAAGCACAGAATATCACAAG GGAAAGGTTTCTAGTTTTGAACTACAAGGACAAATATCCAGCTAGTATTGTGCAGCTCTGTCAGTGGATTAAAGAGGGAAAACTGAAG GTTAGAGAGACTGTAGTACAAGGCTTGGAAAACATTGGAG CAGCCTTCCAATCTATGATGACCGGAGGCAACATTGGAAAACAGATAGTGGTTGTTTCGGAATAA